The proteins below come from a single Paramormyrops kingsleyae isolate MSU_618 chromosome 25, PKINGS_0.4, whole genome shotgun sequence genomic window:
- the LOC111853073 gene encoding thymosin beta-15A homolog: MADKPNVSEIEQFDKSKLKKTCTQEKNTLPSNETIQQEKEILKS; this comes from the exons ATGGCAGATAAACCCAATGTCAGCGAGATCGAACAATTTGACAAAAGCAAACTGAAGAAGACTTGCACCCAGGAGAAGAATACGCTCCCTTCAAATGAGA CTATTCAACAGGAGAAGGAAATCTTGAAGTCTTAG